In Juglans microcarpa x Juglans regia isolate MS1-56 chromosome 7D, Jm3101_v1.0, whole genome shotgun sequence, the following are encoded in one genomic region:
- the LOC121238123 gene encoding uncharacterized protein LOC121238123: MESDLSLLEITGEDDSLLLQIPNDDASTLNNNNHFYCSPLQISGSKRPVARPPRFPPIAEGKVAVQDGGKPISSLQTDIISEENINANKSEMPKLCMEPQQMKRRKKGGGYNLRKSLAWDRAFFTEEGVLNPLELSMISGSFSKSGGEILSDIPEEGRESLSNELEGTRDSPDLQAIEENLFKESLTSSLNKDRKSGCCVLPKHGSPSADKPAPDIVGKKKVLSSNDANKSGSKRSGCPRSVAPSSLKRPAVVNTNKAATKASKVSKIPVPKPGLGALSKTTNGAALGASDSKRNQIAQLVNVQRKNGSKASDKIRSAQSKPKASLANKSLTAGTSIRQSRRNVVNSASEKILSTNLPHPPVTETNNGFGVIPDPLTHTSHTTNSHNCGGAKTAVSLFQNACYTGGNRQHAQPQITKPSGLRMPSPSLGFFGQPKVTSLTPGQRSSQPHNLFKSNIPNLRKPVAINYIRDPRPPAHPDNFSNGINNVTTNGNMKVLSSTLGCSVPATIHPASQNRQDEKITSVTKVNNEQKVVMEVPFDDCKRDKVMKDQQQLHGILDDADQQVLEHAESYKTEMVFQKEYIKLQSIDKKFLKQGETSGQSEKSDDNKVTDVCTRKPDLSVTELENHHSMSCLSFPVQDNGASGTNDLIVHQVVDDKLYNLAIKNNDAFSGSKSADARCYSTQSTSKANADWLSSAHNAKEQSGNQAKLTKHFTCKDDKNSSQRLWANNCDFLEDSGASKEFQTLNCIADVKHKVQDGSETELEQAKDDASWDGKMSRKSLGDARAESLDGDVSNENLSTSTADNKLLMVDEVHTRFGEQLDIPQNLESVVLEASGSCESKSRRWSILCLRSPAIQDCSDEVAKTVECQRLLDSPSVSLDSKDRKPVVECRSSSIDTQFRHGLQLCGQVTSLELDMMGEDHTTGNGCPKTGDFSGTEFENPHLSCHLSHAVQVKDGSCIDDVVQQEDVEEKKCNLSTKIPHAISDFQPGDDIGGIHQNTSEAYVDLMSGKHNAKQKSGEQAKLILACPCEADTVSYKENHSPDTYHSLLFEESQSFEGSMKFNCRTVADNLKVQGSSGSGLENPNDLSQHRYADQAIEEVDGPNDMFKEPNIVQSPDGRILVSSWDSNASLSAAKNQHLVVVDDISEQFSHPRSQNSMSLVEQVSQDNYFGLCLKDDLAPANTTPKELKKEIVFESGLEQSEVYGSYSKSSNLLSQVTSSQDDGLDADHRAECLHVEDALTGSLQDDCLNADHNAECLHVEDAVTGSVAIDPLVEKHDDCSDTNLRHDSGLIVQASSLEFDSSRKMSTDQISGAVDTGSSNAFHSLRHESGLSVIIDQGSKNGNLLKSGSLQGEVETNLAHACEMPQELDQDMYPSGNRDATIQLMKPENDMKQEAHVVVKPPTHVVPFSDEWLAAIEAAGEEILTRKSGAVQNSPPDKSQPEPGPWSPVRRKNSQGVGPFDCTKYTNIPPSSSQ; encoded by the exons ATGGAGTcggatctctctctcttggaGATCACCGGCGAAGACGATTCTCTGCTGCTACAGATTCCAAACGATGACGCTTCCACCCTCAACAACAACAACCATTTCTACTGCTCGCCTCTCCAAATCTCCGGATCTAAGCGCCCCGTTGCTCGTCCTCCTCGTTTCCCTCCAATTG CGGAGGGTAAAGTAGCTGTTCAGGATGGTGGAAAACCAATATCTTCATTGCAAACAGATATTATTAGCGAAGAAAACATCAATGCGAACAAGTCAGAAATGCCAAAACTCTGTATGGAGCCCCAGCAaatgaagagaaggaaaaagggTGGAGGATACAATCTGCGCAAAAGTTTAGCCTGGGACAGAGCCTTTTTTACTGAAGAAG GTGTTTTGAACCCCCTAGAGCTATCTATGATTAGTGGAAGTTTTAGTAAGTCTGGTGGGGAGATTTTGTCAGATATCCCTGAAGAAGGGAGAGAATCGTTGTCTAATGAATTGGAAGGCACACGTGATTCACCAGATTTGCAAGCAATTGAAGAAAATTTATTCAAGGAATCATTGACAAGTTCTCTGAACAAAGATAGAAAGAGCGGTTGTTGCGTACTGCCGAAACACGGTTCACCATCTGCAGATAAACCGGCCCCAGATATCGTG GGCAAGAAAAAGGTGCTTTCATCCAATGATGCCAATAAAAGTGGGTCTAAACGCAGTGGATGCCCTCGATCTGTTGCTCCCTCTTC ACTGAAAAGGCCTGCTGTTGTGAACACGAATAAAGCAGCAACTAAAGCCTCAAAAGTTTCTAAAATACCTGTTCCAAAGCCAGGTTTGGGTGCGCTATCTAAGACTACAAATGGTGCTGCACTAGGTGCAAGCGACTCAAAGCGTAATCAGATTGCTCAACTAG TTAATGTTCAGAGGAAGAATGGATCAAAGGCTTCAGACAAAATTAGAAGTGCACAAAGTAAACCGAAAGCTAGTCTTGCTAACAAATCTTTAACCGCCGGAACCTCTATTAGACAATCTAGAAGAAATGTG GTCAATTCGGCATCAGAAAAAATCCTGTCAACCAATTTACCGCATCCTCCAGTTACTGAGACAAATAATGGCTTTGGGGTCATTCCAGATCCTTTAACTCATACCAGTCATACAACAAACAGTCATAATTGTGGAGGCGCCAAAACTGCAGTTTCCCTCTTTCAAAATGCTTGCTACACTGGTGGAAACAGGCAACATGCACAACCCCAAATCACAAAACCCTCAGGGTTACGGATGCCATCACCATCCCTGGGATTTTTTGGTCAG CCAAAGGTTACATCTTTGACCCCAGGACAGAGAAGTTCTCAACCACACAATCTGTTTAAGTCTAATATTCCTAATTTGAGGAAACCTGTTGCCATAAACTACATTCGTGATCCGAGGCCCCCAGCTCACCCAGACAATTTTTCCAATGGGATCAACAATGTGACAACAAATGGAAATATGAAAGTATTGAGCTCGACTTTGGGATGCTCTGTTCCAGCTACTATTCACCCCGCTTCACAAAATAgacaagatgaaaaaataacatCCGTCACCAAAGTGAATAATGAGCAGAAGGTGGTAATGGAGGTGCCATTTGATGACTGTAAGAGAGATAAAGTGATGAAAGACCAGCAACAGCTTCACGGCATTCTTGATGATGCTGATCAACAAGTTTTGGAACATGCAGAATCATATAAAACTGAAATGgtttttcaaaaggagtacaTAAAATTGCAGAGCATTgataaaaaatttctcaaacagGGGGAAACCAGTGGACAGTCGGAGAAATCTGATGACAACAAGGTCACCGATGTTTGCACGAGGAAACCGGATTTAAGCGTGACTGAATTGGAAAATCACCATTCAATGTCTTGCCTTAGTTTTCCAGTTCAAGATAATGGTGCTTCTGGGACAAATGACTTGATTGTTCACCAAGTTGTTGACGACAAACTATACAATTTggcaattaaaaataatgatgcCTTTTCAGGTTCAAAATCTGCAGATGCCAGGTGTTACAGTACACAGAGTACTTCGAAAGCGAATGCTGACTGGTTAAGCAGTGCACATAATGCCAAGGAACAATCTGGCAATCAAGCTAAGCTGACGAAGCATTTCACTtgtaaagatgataaaaattcgaGTCAGAGGTTATGGGCAAACAATTGTGATTTCCTTGAGGATAGTGGAGCGTCCAAAGAGTTCCAAACATTAAATTGTATAGCAGATGTCAAGCATAAAGTCCAAGATGGTAGTGAAACTGAATTGGAGCAGGCAAAAGATGATGCGAGTTGGGATGGTAAGATGAGCAGAAAATCACTTGGAGATGCACGAGCAGAGTCTTTAGATGGTGATGTGTCAAATGAAAACCTAAGCACTTCTACAGCTGATAATAAACTGTTAATGGTTGATGAAGTACATACAAGATTTGGAGAACAACTGGACATCCCTCAGAATCTCGAGTCTGTTGTATTGGAAGCAAGTGGTTCTTGTGAAAGTAAATCAAGACGTTGGAGTATTCTTTGTTTGAGATCACCTGCAATACAAGACTGCAGTGATGAGGTGGCTAAGACGGTAGAGTGCCAACGTTTACTAGATTCTCCTTCAGTTTCTTTAGACAGCAAAGACAGAAAACCAGTGGTTGAATGCCGCAGTTCTTCTATTGATACACAGTTTAGACATGGCTTGCAGCTCTGTGGTCAAGTTACTTCACTCGAATTGGATATGATGGGTGAAGATCATACGACTGGTAATGGTTGTCCAAAAACTGGAGATTTTAGTGGGACTGAATTCGAAAATCCTCATCTGTCATGCCATCTAAGCCATGCAGTGCAAGTTAAAGATGGCTCTTGTATAGACGATGTGGTCCAGCAAGAAGACGTGGAAgagaaaaaatgcaatttgtCAACTAAAATTCCCCATGCCATCTCTGATTTTCAGCCTGGAGATGACATTGGTGGCATTCACCAGAATACTTCAGAAGCGTACGTAGATCTAATGAGTGGTAAGCACAATGCCAAACAAAAGTCTGGGGAACAAGCAAAGCTGATTTTGGCTTGCCCTTGTGAAGCTGATACTGTATCTTATAAGGAGAATCATAGTCCAGATACATATCATAGCCTCTTGTTTGAGGAGAGTCAGTCTTTTGAAGGGTCCATGAAATTCAATTGCAGGACTGTGGCAGATAATTTAAAAGTCCAAGGTTCTAGTGGAAGTGGATTGGAAAACCCTAATGATCTATCTCAACACAGATATGCGGATCAGGCAATTGAAGAAGTTGATGGACCTAACGACATGTTTAAGGAACCCAATATAGTGCAATCCCCAGATGGCAGAATATTAGTTTCCAGTTGGGACAGTAATGCGAGTCTTTCAGCAGCAAAGAATCAGCATCTAGTGGTAGTTGATGACATAAGTGAACAATTTTCACATCCCAGGTCTCAAAACTCTATGAGTTTAGTAGAGCAAGTTTCCCAGGATAATTATTTTGGTTTGTGTTTAAAGGATGACTTGGCACCTGCAAATACTACACCCAAGGAACTCAAGAAGGAAATTGTTTTTGAAAGTGGTTTAGAACAATCTGAGGTGTATGGAAGTTATTCAAAAAGTTCCAACCTTTTGTCTCAGGTAACTTCTTCGCAAGATGATGGTCTGGATGCAGATCACAGGGCTGAGTGCTTGCATGTGGAGGATGCGTTGACAGGTTCTTTGCAAGATGATTGCCTGAATGCGGATCACAATGCTGAGTGCTTGCACGTGGAGGATGCAGTGACAGGATCGGTTGCCATTGACCCATTGGTTGAAAAACATGACGATTGTAGTGATACAAATCTCAGGCATGATAGTGGCCTCATAGTTCAAGCATCTTCTTTGGAATTTGATTCATCCAGAAAAATGAGCACAGATCAAATTTCAGGGGCAGTAGACACTGGCAGTTCTAATGCCTTCCATTCTTTGAGGCATGAATCAGGATTATCTGTCATAATTGATCAGGGATCAAAAAATGGCAATTTATTGAAGAGTGGAAGTTTGCAAGGTGAAGTTGAAACTAATCTCGCTCATGCCTGTGAAATGCCACAAGAGTTGGACCAGGACATGTATCCTAGTGGAAATAGGGATGCAACAATTCAATT GATGAAACCTGAGAATGATATGAAGCAAGAAGCTCATGTGGTGGTAAAACCTCCAACTCATGTTGTTCCTTTCTCTGATGAATGGTTAGCTGCAATTGAAGCTGCTGGGGAG GAAATTCTAACCAGGAAAAGTGGTGCTGTGCAAAACTCACCCCCAGACAAGTCTCAACCTGAGCCCGGTCCTTGGTCCCCG gtgagaagaaaaaatagcCAAGGGGTCGGACCATTTGACTGTACCAAATACACCAACATCCCACCTTCTAGTTCTCAATAA
- the LOC121238391 gene encoding protein NRT1/ PTR FAMILY 2.7-like isoform X2, whose amino-acid sequence MDGREVNMPNTGSRRGGWITFTFITGAAAGLTLATGGWLSNLIVYLIQEFNVKSINAAQISNIMNGCINLFPVIGAIVADSFIGSFFVASISACISLMGIVLLELTATLDSLRPQSCDDGSSLCTPPSKLQYAILYTALALACIGCGSVSSTVIVYIEDNLSWRLGFGLSAIANFIGLAFLLLGNRFYLHVKPHGSPFTGLIRVIVATIRKRKVQLSSKTEDYYYGQNGIAEIPPPSKKRFRFLNRAALKTEGDVQWDGSVAKPWRICTMQQVEDLRNLMRILPLWSTGVFLSTPIGILSSLAILQALTMDRSFGPHFKIPSGSILVLVLIWTSISLTIIDRFLCPMWQKLTGSSPTPLQRIGVGHVLNTLSMLTSALVESKRLKIAHAHHLRDQPSSIVPMSVLWLVPQLALVGIGEAFHFPGQVALYYQEFPTSLKTTSTAMISTIIGIAYYLSTALIDLVRRVTGWLPDNLNDGRVDNVYWALVVVGVLNFGYYLMCACSYRYQNVGKGSEDAALINDADS is encoded by the exons ATGGATGGCAGAGAAGTAAACATGCCAAACACCGGAAGCAGACGAGGCGGATGGATCACCTTCACCTTCATCaccg GGGCTGCGGCGGGCTTGACACTTGCAACGGGAGGTTGGTTGTCAAACTTGATTGTATATCTGATTCAGGAATTCAATGTCAAAAGTATAAATGCTGCTCAGATTTCAAACATAATGAATGGCTGCATCAATCTATTCCCCGTCATTGGAGCAATTGTTGCCGACTCTTTCATAGGTTCTTTCTTCGTTGCCTCCATCTCAGCCTGCATCTCTTTGATG GGAATAGTTCTTTTAGAATTGACTGCAACACTTGATTCCTTGAGACCACAGTCATGTGATGATGGATCAAGCTTGTGCACACCACCATCAAAACTCCAATATGCGATCCTTTACACAGCTTTAGCTCTGGCATGTATCGGGTGTGGAT CAGTAAGCAGCACGGTCATTGTCTACATTGAGGACAACTTGAGTTGGAGATTGGGATTTGGCCTCAGTGCCATTGCTAACTTCATCGGCTTAGCTTTCTTGTTATTGGGAAACCGTTTCTACCTTCATGTTAAACCACATGGGAGCCCATTCACTGGTTTAATTCGTGTTATAGTAGCCACGATAAGGAAAAGAAAGGTGCAGCTCTCATCCAAAACCGAGGATTACTACTATGGTCAAAATGGAATTGCAGAAATTCCTCCACCATCTAAAAAGAGGTTCAG GTTTCTTAATCGTGCAGCGCTCAAAACAGAAGGAGATGTTCAATGGGATGGTTCAGTAGCAAAACCATGGAGGATATGCACAATGCAACAAGTAGAAGATCTCAGAAACCTGATGAGAATATTACCATTATGGTCAACAGGAGTCTTCCTAAGTACCCCAATAGGAATCCTGTCCAGTTTGGCAATCCTCCAAGCTCTAACCATGGACCGTAGCTTTGGTCCTCATTTCAAAATCCCATCTGGATCTATCCTGGTGTTGGTCTTAATCTGGACCTCGATTTCTCTCACCATTATCGATCGTTTCTTATGTCCCATGTGGCAAAAGCTCACTGGTTCCTCTCCAACACCCCTCCAACGAATAGGGGTAGGCCACGTGTTAAACACATTGAGCATGTTGACGTCAGCGCTAGTAGAATCGAAGCGGCTCAAAATAGCCCACGCGCACCACCTCCGAGACCAGCCCAGCTCCATAGTGCCCATGTCTGTCTTGTGGCTAGTTCCACAACTAGCTTTGGTTGGCATTGGAGAAGCATTTCATTTCCCAGGACAAGTTGCGTTGTATTATCAAGAATTTCCAACATCACTCAAAACTACATCAACAGCAATGATTTCAACGATAATTGGGATAGCTTATTATCTGAGCACGGCATTGATTGATCTTGTTCGAAGGGTCACAGGATGGCTACCAGACAATTTGAATGATGGAAGGGTTGATAATGTTTATTGGGCATTAGTGGTGGTGGGGGTACTCAACTTTGGTTACTACTTGATGTGCGCTTGTTCATACAGATACCAAAATGTTGGAAAAGGATCAGAAGATGCGGCACTGATAAATGATGCAGATAGTTAG
- the LOC121238391 gene encoding protein NRT1/ PTR FAMILY 2.7-like isoform X1 gives MDGREVNMPNTGSRRGGWITFTFITGAAAGLTLATGGWLSNLIVYLIQEFNVKSINAAQISNIMNGCINLFPVIGAIVADSFIGSFFVASISACISLMGIVLLELTATLDSLRPQSCDDGSSLCTPPSKLQYAILYTALALACIGCGCTRFTLATMGANQFDKPNDQGRFFDWYFFTFYTSSAVSSTVIVYIEDNLSWRLGFGLSAIANFIGLAFLLLGNRFYLHVKPHGSPFTGLIRVIVATIRKRKVQLSSKTEDYYYGQNGIAEIPPPSKKRFRFLNRAALKTEGDVQWDGSVAKPWRICTMQQVEDLRNLMRILPLWSTGVFLSTPIGILSSLAILQALTMDRSFGPHFKIPSGSILVLVLIWTSISLTIIDRFLCPMWQKLTGSSPTPLQRIGVGHVLNTLSMLTSALVESKRLKIAHAHHLRDQPSSIVPMSVLWLVPQLALVGIGEAFHFPGQVALYYQEFPTSLKTTSTAMISTIIGIAYYLSTALIDLVRRVTGWLPDNLNDGRVDNVYWALVVVGVLNFGYYLMCACSYRYQNVGKGSEDAALINDADS, from the exons ATGGATGGCAGAGAAGTAAACATGCCAAACACCGGAAGCAGACGAGGCGGATGGATCACCTTCACCTTCATCaccg GGGCTGCGGCGGGCTTGACACTTGCAACGGGAGGTTGGTTGTCAAACTTGATTGTATATCTGATTCAGGAATTCAATGTCAAAAGTATAAATGCTGCTCAGATTTCAAACATAATGAATGGCTGCATCAATCTATTCCCCGTCATTGGAGCAATTGTTGCCGACTCTTTCATAGGTTCTTTCTTCGTTGCCTCCATCTCAGCCTGCATCTCTTTGATG GGAATAGTTCTTTTAGAATTGACTGCAACACTTGATTCCTTGAGACCACAGTCATGTGATGATGGATCAAGCTTGTGCACACCACCATCAAAACTCCAATATGCGATCCTTTACACAGCTTTAGCTCTGGCATGTATCGGGTGTGGATGTACTCGCTTTACTCTGGCAACAATGGGAGCAAACCAATTTGATAAGCCTAATGATCAAGGGAGGTTCTTTGACTGGTATTTCTTCACTTTTTACACTTCTTCAGCAGTAAGCAGCACGGTCATTGTCTACATTGAGGACAACTTGAGTTGGAGATTGGGATTTGGCCTCAGTGCCATTGCTAACTTCATCGGCTTAGCTTTCTTGTTATTGGGAAACCGTTTCTACCTTCATGTTAAACCACATGGGAGCCCATTCACTGGTTTAATTCGTGTTATAGTAGCCACGATAAGGAAAAGAAAGGTGCAGCTCTCATCCAAAACCGAGGATTACTACTATGGTCAAAATGGAATTGCAGAAATTCCTCCACCATCTAAAAAGAGGTTCAG GTTTCTTAATCGTGCAGCGCTCAAAACAGAAGGAGATGTTCAATGGGATGGTTCAGTAGCAAAACCATGGAGGATATGCACAATGCAACAAGTAGAAGATCTCAGAAACCTGATGAGAATATTACCATTATGGTCAACAGGAGTCTTCCTAAGTACCCCAATAGGAATCCTGTCCAGTTTGGCAATCCTCCAAGCTCTAACCATGGACCGTAGCTTTGGTCCTCATTTCAAAATCCCATCTGGATCTATCCTGGTGTTGGTCTTAATCTGGACCTCGATTTCTCTCACCATTATCGATCGTTTCTTATGTCCCATGTGGCAAAAGCTCACTGGTTCCTCTCCAACACCCCTCCAACGAATAGGGGTAGGCCACGTGTTAAACACATTGAGCATGTTGACGTCAGCGCTAGTAGAATCGAAGCGGCTCAAAATAGCCCACGCGCACCACCTCCGAGACCAGCCCAGCTCCATAGTGCCCATGTCTGTCTTGTGGCTAGTTCCACAACTAGCTTTGGTTGGCATTGGAGAAGCATTTCATTTCCCAGGACAAGTTGCGTTGTATTATCAAGAATTTCCAACATCACTCAAAACTACATCAACAGCAATGATTTCAACGATAATTGGGATAGCTTATTATCTGAGCACGGCATTGATTGATCTTGTTCGAAGGGTCACAGGATGGCTACCAGACAATTTGAATGATGGAAGGGTTGATAATGTTTATTGGGCATTAGTGGTGGTGGGGGTACTCAACTTTGGTTACTACTTGATGTGCGCTTGTTCATACAGATACCAAAATGTTGGAAAAGGATCAGAAGATGCGGCACTGATAAATGATGCAGATAGTTAG